A window from Culex pipiens pallens isolate TS chromosome 3, TS_CPP_V2, whole genome shotgun sequence encodes these proteins:
- the LOC120416042 gene encoding carboxypeptidase N subunit 2-like, with translation MTLSRFFPLLALLLARSSAIIHDCNHFHNGVYTIRFCAFSNVTVTHDAEEIVFRSEYPRPYFFEFLDSQLTEMPRIMFTLFPEMQNLDVAGSQVENVNKYTFEHAKELRYLNMSGNRLTVLNNFIFKGCDKLVRLDVSSNRISEVKEKALVDAPKLDHLDLSHNLLHELDERLFSQLTLLTYVSLAHNRLQVLHDDLFVNCSMLAYLDLKGNQIEVLSDNFLNNLPFLRTLVVENNKLKSLKIPPQLTKLFASFNKITSVYPENTEKSQLYSLTLSNNNLNSIQNISNLEGLTILDVSFNAIGPLNLTTFLKMKKLTDLNLEATKLNTLEHGLFSQQTKLRRLDISYNFLRTLDITVLTATSNLEKLFIDGNNLVDINYDHIPELFPNLTYLGLFSNVWNCSYLTTLVRFCNRHKIALSTSKSYGEMSHLTNVQGIYCASSDKERIYFRPESAVAHTDDRLNRDEDDQLNLLVANMTSTQYEYKLMLELLDMIRQVNATNRERLDEVRKMALRAEPEGCGEYGAHAAGFQVFIMLILTVILVINVGFMLYVQHNANARRAIDRMILFKRGETASVQTQLEDI, from the exons ATGACTCTGTCGAG ATTTTTCCCTCTACTCGCCCTGCTGTTGGCGCGCTCTTCCGCTATAATCCACGACTGTAACCACTTCCACAACGGGGTGTACACGATCCGGTTCTGCGCGTTCAGCAACGTCACGGTGACGCACGATGCCGAGGAGATCGTGTTCCGGTCCGAGTATCCCAGGCCGTACTTTTTCGAGTTTCTCGACTCGCAGCTGACGGAGATGCCGCGCATCATGTTCACGCTGTTCCCGGAGATGCAGAACCTGGACGTGGCCGGGAGTCAGGTGGAGAACGTGAACAAGTACACGTTCGAGCACGCCAAGGAGTTGCGGTACTTGAACATGTCCGGGAATCGGTTAACGGTGCTGAACAACTTCATCTTCAAGGGGTGCGACAAGCTGGTTCGGTTGGACGTGTCGAGCAATCGGATTTCCGAGGTGAAGGAGAAGGCACTGGTTGATGCTCCGAAGCTGGATCACCTGGATTTGTCGCACAACTTGCTGCACGAGTTGGACGAACGATTGTTCTCCCAGCTGACTCTGTTGACGTACGTTTCGTTGGCTCACAATCGGTTGCAGGTACTGCACGATGACCTGTTTGTGAACTGTTCGATGCTTGCGTATTTGGATCTCAAAGGAAACCAGATTGAAGTGCTCAGTGATAACTTCCTGAACAATTTACCATTTTTGAGGACGCTGGTCGTGGAAAACAACAAGTTGAAATCGCTTAAAATTCCCCCTCAACTAACGAAATTATTTGCATCTTTCAACAAAATCACTTCAGTTTACCCTGAAAACACTGAAAAGTCTCAGCTGTACTCGCTAACATTGTCGAACAACAACTTGAACAGCATCCAGAACATCTCCAACCTCGAAGGCCTCACAATCCTCGACGTGTCCTTCAACGCCATCGGACCACTCAACCTCACAACCTTCCTCAAGATGAAGAAGCTCACCGATTTGAACCTGGAAGCTACCAAACTCAACACCCTCGAGCACGGACTCTTCTCCCAACAAACCAAACTCCGCCGCCTGGACATCTCCTACAACTTCCTCCGCACGCTGGACATCACCGTCCTGACAGCCACCTCAAACCTCGAGAAGCTGTTCATCGACGGCAACAACCTGGTCGACATCAACTACGACCACATCCCAGAACTCTTCCCGAACCTCACCTACCTCGGCCTGTTCTCCAACGTTTGGAACTGCTCCTACCTCACCACCCTCGTCAGATTCTGCAACCGCCACAAGATCGCCCTCTCAACCTCCAAATCCTACGGCGAAATGTCCCACCTGACCAACGTCCAGGGCATCTACTGTGCCAGCTCGGACAAGGAGCGCATCTACTTCCGTCCCGAATCGGCCGTCGCCCACACCGATGACCGTCTCAACCGCGACGAAGACGACCAGCTGAACCTCCTCGTAGCGAACATGACCTCCACCCAGTACGAGTACAAACTGATGCTGGAACTGCTGGACATGATCCGGCAGGTCAACGCCACCAACCGCGAACGACTGGACGAGGTCCGGAAGATGGCGCTGCGAGCGGAACCCGAAGGTTGTGGAGAGTACGGAGCGCACGCGGCAGGTTTTCAGGTGTTTATCATGCTCATTTTGACGGTTATTCTGGTGATCAACGTGGGCTTCATGCTGTACGTGCAGCACAATGCGAACGCAAGGCGAGCGATCGACCGGATGATACTGTTCAAGCGGGGGGAGACGGCGTCGGTGCAGACGCAGCTGGAGGACATTTGA